The Candidatus Obscuribacterales bacterium DNA segment TACCTCGTTTGGTCAGCACTTTCCCAACAATACAACGCAGGCTGAGCTGACTCACGCCATCCATGCTCTCAATGCAGATGACCGCGTCGATGGCATCTTAGTACAGCTACCACTACCCGAGCACCTCGATAGTGTAGCGCTGCTCAATGAAATTCATCCTGATAAAGATGCTGATGGGTTACATCCCATGAACATGGGTCGCCTACTACGGGGGGAACCAGGGCTACAAAGCTGTACTCCTGCTGGCGTCATGCGATTGCTACACCACTATCAGATCCCCGTCGCTGGCAAACAAGCTGTGGTTCTAGGACGCAGCATTTTGGTCGGGAAACCCCTGGCCCTGATGCTCCTAGCTGAGCACGGCACGGTAACCATCGCCCACTCTCGCACGCCCGACCTAGGGGCGATCGCCCGCCAAGCCGATATCCTGGTGGCAGCCGTCGGCCGTCCTGAGTTGGTCACTCCAGACATGGTCAAACCGGGGGCGGTGGTGATTGATGTGGGCATTAACCGCCTAGAGGATGCCCAAGGAAAAAGCCGCCTCGTGGGCGATGTCCAGTTTGATGCCATACAGGACATCGCTAGCTGGATCACCCCAGTCCCCGGTGGCATTGGCCCCATGACCGTCGCCATGCTGCTGCAAAATACTGTCTGGAGCTATCAGCAACGGTTCCAGCCATAAGGCTTCCCCCTTTCGCGAGTCCAGTTTCCTTTACAGTTGTCCACACACCGCTCAACGTTTTACCCCAAGGAGTTTCGGGATAGTGTCCACCAACAACCCTCCATCCGTCGCCTTCAACCTCAAGCACTATCTAGAGGAGCAGAAGCAGGTTGTAGAAACGGCCCTAGAAGAGGCGATCGCCGTTGTTTATCCTGAGAAAATCTATGACGCGATGCGTTATTCACTCCTAGCGGGAGGAAAACGTCTGCGGCCAATTCTCTGCTTGTCTGCCTGTAACCTCATAGGCGGGACAACCACCATGGCCATGCCCAGCGCCTGCGCCATGGAAATGATCCACACCATGTCTCTCATCCATGACGACCTCCCAGCCATGGATAATGACGACTATCGACGCGGCAAGCTGACCAACCATAAGGTCTATGGTGAAGATATTGCTATCCTCGCTGGTGATGGGCTGCTTGCCTATGCCTTCGAGTTTATCGCCACCCAAACACAAGGAGTGCCTGCAGAGCAGGTGTTGCAGGTGATTGCTCGGCTCGGTCGCGCTGTGGGTGCTGCCGGGCTCGTG contains these protein-coding regions:
- the folD gene encoding bifunctional methylenetetrahydrofolate dehydrogenase/methenyltetrahydrofolate cyclohydrolase FolD; protein product: MAGLLDGKALAQSIQQELKDTVATLAPSIGRSPGLAVLMVGDNPASAAYVQGKERACDRVGITSFGQHFPNNTTQAELTHAIHALNADDRVDGILVQLPLPEHLDSVALLNEIHPDKDADGLHPMNMGRLLRGEPGLQSCTPAGVMRLLHHYQIPVAGKQAVVLGRSILVGKPLALMLLAEHGTVTIAHSRTPDLGAIARQADILVAAVGRPELVTPDMVKPGAVVIDVGINRLEDAQGKSRLVGDVQFDAIQDIASWITPVPGGIGPMTVAMLLQNTVWSYQQRFQP
- a CDS encoding farnesyl diphosphate synthase is translated as MSTNNPPSVAFNLKHYLEEQKQVVETALEEAIAVVYPEKIYDAMRYSLLAGGKRLRPILCLSACNLIGGTTTMAMPSACAMEMIHTMSLIHDDLPAMDNDDYRRGKLTNHKVYGEDIAILAGDGLLAYAFEFIATQTQGVPAEQVLQVIARLGRAVGAAGLVGGQVVDLECEGKPDVSVETLTFIHRHKTGALLEASVVCGAVLGGASDHQLQCLSDYAQNIGLAFQIVDDILDITATQEELGKTAGKDLLAQKATYPSLWGLDESRHQAQQLIDAAKANLTSFGPAAAPLLSLADYIVSRSN